TCCTCCGTCGCTGAGACCCAATCGCTCATGCATTCATTGAATCTTGAAAACAAAACCAATGGACGTAGAGGTTCAAGAAACAGCTTTGGTGCTGCTCTCCCAATTCCCCGCTCAAAGCGTCAATCTCGTCTCTCCTCTGTTGTCACCCAGGATAGACCTTCAAGACCTGGAATGCCAGCCATTCAACCAACCCGCGAGATCCTTTCTTCGCAAGTACAAGACATGTCCAAGATCAAGACTGAAGCTGCAAAGAACATGGCATTTGCTTTCGATATTGACGGTGTCCTCGTCCACGGTGATCGTTTGATCccagaaggaaagagagcaTTGGAGATCTTGAACGGCGATAACGAGCTTGGTATCAAGATCCCACACATCTTCTTGACCAACGGTTCCGGAAAGGTTGAGCCAACTCGTTGTGCTCAGCTCTCCAAGATTCTCGGAAATCCTGTTGCAACCGaacaattcattcaatcccACACTCCTATGTCCGCTTTGGCTGAATATTACGACACTGTCTTGGTTGTTGGTGGTGAGAACTACCAATGCCGAGAGGTCGCCAAGTTGTACGGATTCAAGGATATCATCGTACCAAACGATATCGTAGCCTCCATCCCTACCATCTCCCCACTCAAAGAGTTCTTCACTGCTGAGCAACGTGCTACATCTACCCCAAGAGATTTCAGCAAGGTCAAGATTGATGCTATCCTTGTCTTCTCTGATTCCCGCGATTATGCAACAGATCTCCAAATCATCAtggatcttcttcaatccgAGGATGGTGTTCTCGGTACTCGTGCCAAGGACCCAGTCTCCCAGCGTATTCCAATCTACTTCTCTCAGGGAGATCTCTTGTGCCCTAGCGAGCATCCAACTCCTCGTATGTCTCAAGGTACTTTCCGTATCGCTCTCGAGGCTATTTACAAATCCATCACTGGAGTTGAACTCGAGCGTGTTGTTTACGGAAAGCCTGAATTGGCCACCTACAAGTATGCCGATGAGATCATGGCATCATGGATGGAGACTATTCACGGAGAGGAGAAGTTGCCAGAGAACATTTACATGATCGGTGATAACCCAGCATCTGATATTATCGGTGGTAACAACTACGGCTGGAACACCTGTTTGGTCCGCACTGGTGTGTTCCAAGGTGGTGAGAACGATGAGGAGAACCCAGCCAACTTTGGTGTCTTCAATAATGTTTTGGAGGCTGTCCAGACTGCTTTGAGAAAGCAATTGGGTGACGATTTCAGAATGAACTGGAGCGATTCCATGAACCCAGTCGTTGGCGATTCTTCTGCTAGCGCCATCGAGTAGGGTATATTTACGAAGACAACGAATTTTCTTAACATTCAATTATCGCAATTGCGAGCCTCTTGCGGTATTTCCAGTTCGTTCCATTTAGGAACAAGTATGGAATTCAcgattgatggatttgggaCACAATTTTCAGCATAGGTGCTTATTGTGGTGATGGGAAGGAAAAAGGCGTTTCATAGTTTATAAGATTTCATCGCTCGAAAGGGCTGTGTGTTtaacaatattattatttcatgtTACTACTTTCAACATTCGACCTTCTAGTTGcggatatgtatatgtgaattattattaatttgcTGACTGAAGTATCGTGATTGTCTTAGCTATGGTCTCTGGTCCATATCTTCACATGACATGCCAATTCCGCGTGCCTCGGACGACATTTTCCAAATGCCGTGGAGCTCACCAAAAATCTTTTCTCTATCCCAAGTGGTGATGGGACGGAAGCCTTCCATGCTATTCTACCTTGTAGAAATACTATTTGCAAACCTCCGCAACTTTGAGACAGGACGAGAGAGCGCAGTATCCTCTCACGAAAGGAGAAAGTTGCCCATATTAGATTTCATGGTGAGCAACACATGTAATATGGATCAATTAACGATGAGCGagtgaattcaatatattggAATCGAAGAAATAAAGTCAGAGGCACAAAGAATAATCAAGGATTTTAGCAAGAGAGCTATGGGTGGTTGTTGAGTTTGGGTGGAACAGTCAGAGGAGTAGCAACGGCGTCAATCATAGAATGCCAGTAGATTCGCTTGTACTCCCCTCCATTGGTTATACATATACTGGTTGCTTAAACTTATAGATCCATACTCAGAAAAGGTTGCTGGCCATCTTCCATGCCCTCTCTCGCCAGGAACAAGGCTGTTTGTGTCTGATGTCAGCTGACCAGTGCTTTTGTGTCTTGGTCATTGACAGAAAATCATAATATCACCACGTCAAAGGTCTCTCCAATAACAAGCTTCCAAGCTCTATGCGCATTTCAGCACATTCAATCAACTGCAAGCATTCATGATTTACTTCAAAGTGATAGATATGAGGTATTCTGTGTCCACAAACATGATTCTGACCTTTGTGGCTTTTATGATTATCAGACTTAAGTGGTAGCATCTCAACTTTCTCGCTGTTATTGTCCATCTGGGTGCTCGCTTCGATATCCAATGGAAGATGTCAGCGATTTCTTCTGgtatttcaattgttttgatttcaatatatcatgTAGTCTTCTCGATCTACCTTCGTTTCTTCCACCACAAATTCCCATCACCAGCTTCATCACTCGAGACAGCTACCATATACTCTGAATTGCCAGTCAACTTCTCTCCTCGTCCCAATACTCTACATTTCAATGAAAGCTTAATATACTTGACAACCTTTCAATACCCAATATGCAATTCGAAAGTGGGAGCAACCTTGACCGTAAATCACTGTTCTTCCGAACTTCCATGGTTGTCTTGTCTACTATAACTGgcattttcttcatttacatCATCGTTGCTCTCAGCAGAAGATAGACAGATTTGTACGTTTGGATCGCCCACCGCGTTCCGAGTTCAAGGACTGACCAAGACTTTAGGAAATACAAGCCCGAGAAAGTGTATGTTCATCTTGTGTCTTCACTTTtgacaccaccaccactactTTCTTCATGCCAAACATTGTCACTGAAAGGGAAGGGTTCTTTTACTGATGATTCAATGGACTTTAGATATACTCTTTCAACCAATGAGATAGAGAACTATACAGGAGATTGAGAGTTTGTTGTTGGGACAATTGAACACGTGCAGCTCGCAATTAACATCATATACTGCACAATCACTTGCATTGCATTTACTTTTACTACAAGGTTTGTACATTCAATGGCCAATTGCTATGTCTTCATCGATCATTCCCTTCAATTCACAAGACTTTGTGTCAGTTACATTACTGATACAGTTGATGCGGAACAGAACCAACTCATTTTCATTCGCAGTCGACTTCAATCCGAACAATCACCACGTCAACCTTGATAGCTTGCACATTCACCATGGATCCGGACAATGGACCaaccgaagaagaaagtctTCCTTCAACAAAGTTGCTTCAATtaaatgatatcaaagaattcCCTGCACTTTCATCCAACCCAAAACTTTCCACACAAAACCCCATCGCCACCACACCTAATTGGGGATCATTATTTGCTTCGCAAGTACCACAACCATCTTGCGGCATAAACCATTCTacacttccatctcttcctGTTACCCCAACCAAAGAAATGTCATCCCCCAAAGGTGATTCAGTCagcgaaaaagaaaatctagTTTTATCGCCCAACACGACAGCATGTATGAGTATTCTATCTACCGAAACTGGCGACACAGCCGTTGAGGGAGAAGATGCAAATACTCTTTGGGATTCACCGACTCAAAATGGAGAAGACGATACTACTATGTTGAAGGACGGAGAATTTGACAATGGGCCCACCGTGCTTTTTCCGGATTTCGGTGCAACAGAAACATCAAGCCCTTCACAAAAAGaacttcttcctccatttcaatttccagCTGTGGCAGCAGAGTCAAAAGGTGATATTTACAGTGCTTCACCAGAACTCACAAAGACCAAAAATATGGAAGTTGAAGAACTATGCGAGGCAGAACGCCATGATACTCCCTCTTACATTAAAGGAGGTTTGCCTTTATGGGACGTTGTTGTAAATGATCCACATAGAGTTATTCACGCCATCAAGCATATGATGCATGGTATTGTTGTTATGCAGAAAGCAAAGGGTGCACCACCCgcagaaatcgaagaaattGTGAACAGTCATCTAAGCACTTTGAGGCAGATTGAGATTCTAACGGAGAAGGAAAGGCTTGCGAGATCAGCACTTGAGATGAAGCAGGCAGCAGACAGAGGGGCACGACTGGCTTTTGAGAAGGAACGTGCTATCACTGCCAAGGGGATGGAGCCTTTAAAGTCGGCTACCAAGTTCAATCCTGATGCGGTAAGTTTTGATCTACTGGAGTCTGCCGAGGAGAAAATCTGCTAATCGTGTCTTGCAGAAGCCTTTTGCCCCGTCGAGATTTGTGACATCAGATTTCAGACCTTCTGCGCCTCCGTTTGTATTGGCTCCTGCTATACAGAACCCATCTCCATTGAAATATTCCGTTATTCAACAACCAGGGTTTATGGTAGAACAAAGTCGTGCTCAACCTGCACAAGGTAACTTTCATCCATTGCTCAACAGATCCAGAACCTGGTCTACACATCGCCCTAAAAACATTCCAATTGGTCCGTACGGCCCCTTCAATGCATACAACCAGAAGCCACCAACACCAATGTTCCTTCAGCATACACCACCGCCCCCCTCTGTGGCTTCACCTCAGCTCTCATCTCATTATCTGATTTATTCGGATATTCAACAGGAAAACATCACCCAGGATCCTCTCTATTCGCAAGCTCCAGTGGAATATCAAGATGAAACTGgcggagatgatgatatattGCTGGCAGATAGACCGACACTGCGAATACCTGTTCCAGGAAAGACAGATCATAAGTCTACTCCTACTTCACCGACTAAACAATTGTCTGCAAACACTTCGCTCAAAGCTACAAGCACAAACACTAGTCCTCGAAGAAGAACCTTTGATGTTCAAGCGACTTATCAACAACCACAAGCCTACTCACAAAAGCTATCGTTGAAAAATCTTATTCCTGCCACAACCACCGCAgatgaaatcaagaaagtTGCATTGCAACTTCCGCGAACCCACCGCCATATatgtccttcttctttgacttCTCCCGACTTTCAATGCCCAATGCCAAATTGCATACTCCAGCGAATCTGCCCGGATTTCACAAGTGACAATGGCTGCTCATTTCGACCACCTCCTCTCAGCGACTGGCCCTGGAACTATCCGCCCAGAGAACCCCCGATTAATCAATCCCGACAGTGTCCATACGTACATATTCCAGGTACCTGCCTCCATTCCCTCTCTTTTTACCGTATCCACTCAGCATCCGAACCGGCATCCAATCCTGAAGTATCAAACCACTATTGTCCCGTCTCCAATTGCACTATGACTCGCTTTCACTCTTGGGGGTGTGCTAAAGATTGGAAAACAGGATTCGCAATCAATGGCATCACACCATGCGCTCCAAACCACAATCAATTTTCTCCTGCAGAGATTAACACGGAATGGCGATGGAGAGTTTCGATGGAAGGTCTACGATTTGCGCATGAGAGAGGAGAATACGGATGTCAGGGTGGAACTATGCCGGCCAATGCGTTGTTTCCAGAAGACCACAAGGGTGCGGATTCGAGGAATTGGGGGCCGGATATTCCTACTGAGAAGCCCAAGGCGGATTGCAAAAAGGCGCATgtgagagagaaggagagaggcCGCTTGAGAGGTGGTAGCAGAAAGGGAGGAAGTAGAGGACGTGGTGATAGAGGCGGTTCTTCTGACACGAGAAGAGAATTTGCGAGGGAGAAATCGACGAGATCAGCTTGAACTAGGGGCGCTTTCTGGACTATGGAAAAGGGGATTTTGATCTTGGGTGCTATAGGCTAGGAAGGACTGGAAATTATACATTGGGGAGTTGGATGAAGATACTGTTTGATATGGTTTTGTAAAGATACCCTGGACGTGCGAATTCGCGTTTTGCttatgtttttcttttcttcttaattttcttttttgatttaccGTCTTTCTCTTTAGCTATTCTTGTATCTAAGAACTCAGCCAGATCAGCTGATACTCCGCAATTCTTTTTTGTGGTTGTTGAATATAATGAATGGAATACATGttagaaaattgaaaatgataaatCTTTCTAAAACCTTGAATATCCAACCATCATTTCGATCTATATAAACTCCCCCTGTAAATCTATAACCTCCGTAATCCCCTCAcctcatccatcaaatcaatcacatcGACCATATCTCTACACTCCATCAACCTCATCCGCTCCTCCTTTCCTAACAATCCATTATTCCCCCCATTCTGCGACCGATCCGTGCCGCACATTTCGCTCAAATGATGCACTACGAGTTTAAACGGTATAGGTTGTTTGAGCACCTGGTTCATGAAAACGTCTACGCATTCCCAGGGGGTCGATGCGTAACCTGCGAAGAGGGCGGGATTTTCGAGGAGTCCGCGAGCGGACATGACGCCCGAAACACCAGTGTGGGAGGTATGATGGAAGGCGTCGGAGAGGGTGAAGATATCACCGTTCGAGAGGGTAGGAACGGTGGTGTGCGTGGTGAGCAGTTTTATAGCTTCGAGATTTACAGGGTGCGACGAGGGAGTCGAGCGCATGCGTCCGTGGATGGTGATGAAGTCTACGCCGGCGTCTTGCACGGTGTTGATGAAATCTATCGTCTCTCTGACCTGGGTATTAGCTAtgatttcctcttttcttatcTCTCCATCgcgaaatgaaaatatatcgATACCTTAAGTCCCGATGGATTCTAATCTTAACACTAACTGTTTTCTTTCCCtcaaatccatctctctTCAGTGCACTTTTTGCTTCCTTGACCATTTCCGCAACGAGTTCTCGTTTGTGCATTAGTGCGGCGCCGATGGAACAGGCACATGCCCATGATTGTGGACATCCGCAATTGATATCCACGCCATTTACGTAGGGGGCGAGGAGGGTGGTTGAGCGGGAGATTTCGAGGGGAGAACAGACGCCGAATTGGGCGATGGTTGGGCCGGAGGTGGGGGAGGTTGTGAAGTCTAGAAGATAAGTTAGTTCATGATGAGTGTTGAAGGACACCGAAATGCGATTGCGGAAACGAATTTGCGACTGGCTGGGAGGTGTCGCGGGTCAATGTAGAGCAGGAGGGATGCTTTCGTGTTGCTGGAAAATATGCAACTGCGCATACTAGCCCATCTCGATGAGGCTTTTCAACGCAATCGAATTCATGAAGCTTCTATGCACTATGATCGCAATGGATGCTACCAACGAGAGTTCCATATGGTATCGCGGATATGAACAAAGACTTCTCTGTTACCGCAGGCTGATCCTCACCAATCCCGACTCAAACCCAATCAAAAAGATACACCTAGACACCTCAACCTCGAAAATGACGTTTCACCTTCCGCCCTCTAAATCACAAGCCACTAGACTCTACCCAAAAGACACCACTCAAATCGCAACTtcaaaaaaaaccaaaaaaaaaccacGTGCTCACCAGAATCACGTGCAAAAACACTGCGATTAAATTCTTTTGCCAAAATCTGCTCTCATCTCAGCACACATCTCATTTTTGCACATCCTGCACGCATGCCTATGCATCCAGACCAAGACATACCATCGGGGTCCAGCAAAGATCCACTCCATACTGCGCAACGGTTTCTCGAAAAGCAAGCTATGTTTTCATTAGCCGCGATCTGGTATTGAGAGAGGAATCGCATACATACTTTGCTGTAGCGTACCATGGGCGCGCAGGTATAGAGGggtcttttttctttcttcgcgATTTCGAAGAGGGTGAGGGGACTGGGAGAGGATTAGTTAGTCGTGCTATTTATTCAAcgagggagggatggatggatggatgggtagatagatagatagatgatcGACGGACTTTATATCCAAGGCGGGGTTTGCGGCGACGCCATTGTGCTCGGTGGTACgtatcatctctttctttttaatatctcGAGGTGATGGAGCATTTTATTTTGTAGAAATATCTGAAGAATATATCACGTTTCGGTATCACGGATTCCTTGGGTAGGGGATGGGATCGCCAGGGAATGTGAGGTGGTGGCAATTTAGTGCGTTCGGTAAAAATTTCTAGGGTGTTTTTGGGCTTTGGGATTCTGCGATGGTGGTTTCGAGAGGATGCCAATTCGGTGTGGATTTTATCAGTAATTTTAAGTGTCAAGTCATTTCGATCAAATATCTTCACGGCAATTTGCACAATTGGGAGTTTCAGCAAACATGATAGCTGTATTTGTGTCAACTGGGACATTAGTGTTGTCTTTCCTGCGATATGTTTGTTCGTCTCACGATGCAGCCAAGATTCATAATGTTCAATGGGTGCCaaaattgattattcaaAGGAGTGAAATAGGAAGCCATTGATCGCTTCCGGTAGTGCTAGAATTGCACCTCTTTTCGTTGTGATGAATATCTCCATTGGTGGTAGTGTGGCGAGCATAGTCGCTGCCATATCAAGACGAGTCTTCATTTTCTGTCCTTTTAATATCTTAATGTCATTATCCTAATTAATCCGCATGATACGCTAAAACCCCATTGTCCATCAAACCACATTGCTCCTTCATCTCAAAGAATACCTATCTCTAGCCAGGCTAATTCTGAACCTCATTGGTGATATAATCGTCGGCCATGTTTGTCCAGCCGTCTGCGAGACTTGCCCATCTTGTGGCGGTATACAGCCTCGATTCTCTCCATGAATTTCAAACATGGCAGCTAAACATGAATTAGATATTGTGGCATTATTCGAAGAATCTCGTGCTTTTTTCATACGAAAAGCACTCCATGGCAATATCCGTCTGACGCCCCCTTTGCGCCGGTCAAATTGAGAGTTGAACATCTTCTGTCTAGAACTGAAGAAGATTTGTTCTTCTACCAGACATCCCCAGGGATAGATGGCCTCGAAATACACTTCGAACTTATCCTCATCATTTCCTGTATCGACCGCCAAAAACTTCAAGccattatcaataaatttcTGGGCAAGATCGTATGCAGAACTCCGGTCACAATCATGAAGTTTCAGGACGGGACCTGTCTCTACATTCCCATCATAAGAGTGAATCCGACTATTGGCCCAAAAATCTTCGACGTCGTTTATGACAATCCTGTCAACATCCCAGTTTATGTACGTTAACGAGTCGCAATTTTCCCTTCAAAAATTTCGGAACCCATTCCAACAGCTTGTAATGCTTCAATCCTTCAGTACGAGCTTGCATGCAAGTACGAAGGACTGCCGGTACAGTGCTTGTGCACTTATATCCAAACTCTTCACACCATGGTGGGTGGCCTGCCTGTCTCACGAAAATCGGATATTTCCCAATACTGATATTTCTGGGGTCTTGGAAACTCGCTAGCTCCCAGATCATTGACCGAAGCTCTGGGACAAGCTTCAAAAACAAGGTGAAGGTGGTAAGAGACGTCGACTTTCGTGGCCGACTTGCTCGGGGTTTCTTTAATTTGGCCATTTTTGTCTTTGTAAAAATGCAATTAGTGCTGAAAGGTAGAGGTTGTCTTTGGTCTTCTGATGTTTGCAAGGCTATAAGTAAAgttgtatttatttatcgCTCCACATAGCAAAAGCAACCGCAAATACTGGAGTATTTCCGCACCAGCAACGAGGGACTAAAATCGTAATTCAAACAGAATTGACAGTGATGAATGGCCTGGAAATGTAGCAAAGTACAAGATGCCGCAGAGCTCTAATGATGGTTGTTTGTGGATGAACTCGCGATGCTCAgccaataatcaatatttatgGTGACTCGGACGATGAGGAGACcaaaaagggaaagagggaagtAAGAATGCTATAGGAAGGAGGAACCCAGCAAAACCTCTAGCATGCTGACGGTCGCAAAGCCCTGAGTATTTTAGTCCTGATTGTACCTACCCATCCTATTTCTACAGTCGGCGCTGCCTCAGAAGTGTCCTTGAAAGCCAGCCgatggaaagattggaaaaggaaggaaatatCTACAAACACATTACTcgcccccctccccccagGAGGCCAAACACGACTGCAGAATATAGGATTTCGAAATGACCGTGAGATCAAGTTAcactattatataatttgtattatataacttCATTTCGGGATCCCTATATCACCGGTTATATTGAGATTGGTATGTGGTAGTAATAGAACGATATCAATTACATAATCCAAAATGTCCCATGAAGGAATGTATGTTAATATGTTAAATGAGAACATTATGTGGCCAATATGATGGTAAGTCCTTCGTATCTGTACATGTATGCGATATGGTTTCATACGGTATCAGTGGAAATGATCGCTATATCAAGTTTGGACTCTAAAAGATAGTAATAAGTTTCTCATCCCCCCCGTGCGTGTGCATCAAGTCATGGCATATACACCACGTGACTTCATGGGGCAATTGATTTTACTGTCATGACCAAGAAGGATCGAACGTGAGCTTTAAGTATCATCCGAAATTCCCTCGTTCTCGTCTTCAAGAACATACTTGAATTTAGCCCAAGACTCAAAATAGATCAAAGTACATTGTTGACACGTGATCCGATGTTCTTCAGCTTCGAAGCCAACATTGCGTTCTGCTCCTTGAGCTGAACGAGTTGTGTATTCGGGGCTGATCATGAGTTCTGTTCGGCTCGATCTTCCCAAGTCAGCGTTGTACCCGAAAGCGCATTATCGACAAATACATGCAGGCCGTGACTCGGGATCTATGCGGGAAGTAAAAATATGAAACTTTAATGATCGGAAAGATTGCCAGTTTGATCTTCAACCCTCCTGTTGTGCACGCTGGGGCGCTAACTCATGCCGTCTAAACTGTCTGCATAATTGGCAGAACTTTAGCCAAATAATGTGATGCTTTGGCATGTGTCGACACTGCACACCCGCTGCAACACAGCAGCTCGAAGAAGCAGATCTCATTTTTCATTGGAGTGATGGATGGGCTAGGTCTAGTGAAAACTCAATGTACCTTGGGGTCGCCGTGGCTCACATGAGAATTCTTCTCCAATAAATTGAGAGATGTCTCCCACACTGTCGGAATCCTTCAATCGATGAGACATGATTCCCAATCAGGTGAATCCAGCTTCCATTTAGATGATGTGAGAGATGGGCCACGCGGGTCTTGAGATGACGACGATGTTGTGACTACGGATGGTATTGAGGAAATGTATATAAGAAGAAGCCGAGAGACACGATGATGCTCATGTCTACTTCGAGTTCCTGCTGTTATGGGGTAGATTTAGATCCCCGGATTTTATATTACTTAATTGTTGAACAGGCCAATATATGGTCCCTTGCCTATCGAGGAACTGGTGATATTGAGACATTTGCAAGGTCTTGCAGAGGTCCACCATCATCCATACATGCTACGTCTGCGTTCCCCACCTATTACTGGAGCCCGTAAATCGTACGAAGATAACGAATTGATTCATCCATTGTctctgatgaagatgaatgcAAATCCGAGGTATGAAAAACCAAGAGTTGTTCAATTGCTCTATTTCTTTACACTTTGGCTAGATGAAAGATTCCATCTCGCAATTTCTTCCATCCCGAGCCTACCGTTTTTCCTATTTTGAAAAGGCTCAAACTTCGGGTTGCAGTGTTCATCTCACTCCTGCTCCGAGTTCCGAACTCAAAGGGCAACATAACAGTTGGGCCTTGGAAGTAGCACTTGGTGGATGAATCGAATGGTACATCAAGATCAGGAGGACATAGCCGAGCCTCATGGCACTGTGCAGTGTTCCCAGTCGGACTT
The sequence above is drawn from the Botrytis cinerea B05.10 chromosome 11, complete sequence genome and encodes:
- the BcPIO5 gene encoding BcPIO5, whose product is MPGFDESDLAAQAQPASNGTSTSQAERKTSTAPGFNHSLVVPGDDDDSGPIEVPASRSSVAETQSLMHSLNLENKTNGRRGSRNSFGAALPIPRSKRQSRLSSVVTQDRPSRPGMPAIQPTREILSSQVQDMSKIKTEAAKNMAFAFDIDGVLVHGDRLIPEGKRALEILNGDNELGIKIPHIFLTNGSGKVEPTRCAQLSKILGNPVATEQFIQSHTPMSALAEYYDTVLVVGGENYQCREVAKLYGFKDIIVPNDIVASIPTISPLKEFFTAEQRATSTPRDFSKVKIDAILVFSDSRDYATDLQIIMDLLQSEDGVLGTRAKDPVSQRIPIYFSQGDLLCPSEHPTPRMSQGTFRIALEAIYKSITGVELERVVYGKPELATYKYADEIMASWMETIHGEEKLPENIYMIGDNPASDIIGGNNYGWNTCLVRTGVFQGGENDEENPANFGVFNNVLEAVQTALRKQLGDDFRMNWSDSMNPVVGDSSASAIE
- the Bcdus4 gene encoding Bcdus4 yields the protein MIRTTEHNGVAANPALDINPLTLFEIAKKEKRPLYTCAPMVRYSKLAFRETVAQYGVDLCWTPMILAKEFNRSVFARDSDFTTSPTSGPTIAQFGVCSPLEISRSTTLLAPYVNGVDINCGCPQSWACACSIGAALMHKRELVAEMVKEAKSALKRDGFEGKKTVSVKIRIHRDLRETIDFINTVQDAGVDFITIHGRMRSTPSSHPVNLEAIKLLTTHTTVPTLSNGDIFTLSDAFHHTSHTGVSGVMSARGLLENPALFAGYASTPWECVDVFMNQVLKQPIPFKLVVHHLSEMCGTDRSQNGGNNGLLGKEERMRLMECRDMVDVIDLMDEVRGLRRL